Below is a window of Dehalococcoidia bacterium DNA.
CGATTCTGGTCATTGTGCTGTTGAGTGCGTTCGGCGTTGCCGGGACACTTGTTGCTTACATGGAACCTGACATATTGGTCACGTCCGAGAGCTTCCGCCTCATTCCTTTGCCAGAAGTAAGCGCAGAGAATCTTGGCTACACGCCAGAAGAAGGACTGAAGCTGATGCGGCTGGGCAACCTGTGGATGTCCCTAGCCAACATTATCTATCTTGCCACTGTGCTCGGAGGATGCCTCCTTGTGACGATCCGTCGGGCCTCTGGATGACAGGGCTGCCGCGTCCTTGTCTCAAAGCCGCCTCTCAGATTGAAGCTCTATTGAAACGTATTACCCGCAAGATCGGACTCTGGGTGTTGAGCGTAGTGGCAGTGACTCTTACTCTGCTATCTCTGTTCATCATTGCCATCCCACAGGGCCGAACCGGCTTCAACACCGCGCTGTTCGTCCTACAGGTGCTGGATCTCCCCATCAAGCCCCAGACGCTATTCACTACCGAACCGGTTCGCCACCAGATTCAGTTCGGGTCGGAAGATGTCGCCGACGTTTACCGCCTGCCTGATAGTAGGCCCCGGGCTGCGGTGCTACTGTCCCTGGGGGCTACCCCTCATGGGCTTGATGACCCGGCAGCCGTCATGCTCAGCGACGCCCTTGCACGGGCGGGATACGTAACGATGGTCCACTGGTCTCCACAGATGGGACTCGAATTGAACCTCGATCCCTCCGACACCGACAAGCTGGTCCAGGCTTTCAAGCACATGGAACATCTCGAATATGTCGACCCCGACCGGGTTGGCATCGGTGGGTTCTGTGCAGGAGCTTCCCTGGCACTGGTCGCAGCGGCCGACCCCACAATCCGCGACCGAGTTGATTTCGTCAACGCTTTCGGCCCGTTCTACGATATCGAAGAGCTACTAATTCAAGCTGTGTCCAAAACAGTAATGTACGACGGCGAGGGCACACCATGGGAGCCAGAACCGCTCACCATAAAGGTCCTGGCCACAGAGCTGATCGAACGCCTGGACAGTCCATCGGACGTGCGGACACTGACTCGCCACTATCTGGAGCAGCAGCCACCCACACCGGCTCCTCTGGATTCGCTCTCCCCAGTAGGAAGAACTGCAGCGCGCCTCCTCAATGGAGTTCCCCCGGATGAAGTAGAGGCGCTATACGCAATGTTGCCCTTGGCTTTCCGCGAGGAACTCATCCTCATCTCGCCATCAACCTATGTCGACGACCTAAGAGCCCGCCTGTTGATAATGCACGACCGACACGACCGGTATGTACCTGCTGCAGAGTCCCGCCGGCTCCTGGAGACGACCCAGGACCGGATCAACGTCCGCTATACGGAATTCATCGGATTCGACCACCTGCTCCCCGACGAGGACGGCGTGCTCACACGTCTTGAACAGGCGCTCAATATGTACCGTCACATGTACAGCATCCTGCGAATCGCCTCCTGAGCTTGCCCATAGAGTCATCCGACTCGATCTTTCAGGACGGTATATGTATAAGGGCCGTAAGGACTCTCCAGTATCCCTGGCGAGAAGTTGAAGCACCTGCACCTTGTAGGCAGCATTACTTTCTGGCGACACCCACTATGTTTGGAATCGTAACTGGAAGCCGGACAGAGAGGTCGAATGCTTCAACTTCGATGTCTGAAAAGCCTGCTCCCTCAATTGAACCAGTGAGATCCCGGTTGAGGTTGCAGCCGGTCGTGGCGAACTTCCACAGCGGATTGAGCCTGTCCTGCCACCAGCGTCCACGACTGCGCGGCGACACCACGTGCTCGTAGAAGAAGAATGCTCCGCCAGGCCTCAGGACGCGCCGCACTTCGCGTACTACCGCATCGGGGTCGCGGACCATACAAAGTACGAGGGTCGTAACGACAGAGTCGAAGCTCGCATCCGCGAACGGCAGACTCTCGCCGACCTGTTGGACAATGGCAGCTTCCCTACTCTGGCGCCGGACGTGTCCGCTCAGACGCCTGTTCATGTGGGTATCGGGCTCTAAGAAGGTCAACTTCGCGTCGTCCGGATAGTACGGGAGGTTAGCGCCAGTCCCACCGCCGATCTCCAGCACGTCCCCCCAAGCGTAGCCGGCCGTGCGCTTCCTGTAGGGGACGACCCTTCCCTCAACGCCCGAGTTGAGCAAGTCATACCATGCGGCGAATAGACGCTTGCTGAGGGGCATATCTGTGCTCTCTGAGGTCGGGGAGTCCTTCAAGAACTCCCATAAGGTCCGTCCGATTACATAGACCCTGATGTTACAGACCCGACCTGCCGCCTGCTACCCCTGAATAGCGTTCGCCGGTTTGTTGTAGAAAGGCTGACGACCGGTGCATCGACCCAGGCAGCCTCTGACTCAACTCCTCCGGTGGCTCCCCCAGGCTGAGCCCCCTGATTGCTGTGCCCCAGCCCTTCAGTTCGCGCCTGTCCTGGAACCCCAGCTTGTGACACCCGGTCCTGAGCTGATTGCTGATGGTCCTCTCAGACAGCCCTCGCTCTTCTGCGATCGATTCAGGAGCCTGTCCGCCTATGAAACCAACCATGACTTCAAGCTCGGAGTCGGTGAGCCTGTTGCCGAGCGCTTGCGCCCTGCTTCTCAGCAGGTCCATAATCGAGTCATCACTTGATAGGTCCAGTCCGATCAGGATCTCGTGTGCAACTCGAATCTTCGCTATGGCGCGGCGTGTCTCTCGCTGGACATCCACGCCGCTTTCTTCATCTGATGATTCAGGGGGCTGGTCAGGCCTCATGATGTCTGTTATCCACCATCCAGGAGTTTGTGTCATCTGACATAGCCCTACAATTCCTTGTGCCTTTGTCCCAATTTACCGGTACATAGATACCAGAGAGGGGTTGCAAAGTCTGTGACAGAAGTGTCACAGTTTGGCTTGAATTCGTGACCGTAGCTTGGAAAATGACTGAATCCGATAGAAATGACAGT
It encodes the following:
- a CDS encoding dienelactone hydrolase family protein; translated protein: MKRITRKIGLWVLSVVAVTLTLLSLFIIAIPQGRTGFNTALFVLQVLDLPIKPQTLFTTEPVRHQIQFGSEDVADVYRLPDSRPRAAVLLSLGATPHGLDDPAAVMLSDALARAGYVTMVHWSPQMGLELNLDPSDTDKLVQAFKHMEHLEYVDPDRVGIGGFCAGASLALVAAADPTIRDRVDFVNAFGPFYDIEELLIQAVSKTVMYDGEGTPWEPEPLTIKVLATELIERLDSPSDVRTLTRHYLEQQPPTPAPLDSLSPVGRTAARLLNGVPPDEVEALYAMLPLAFREELILISPSTYVDDLRARLLIMHDRHDRYVPAAESRRLLETTQDRINVRYTEFIGFDHLLPDEDGVLTRLEQALNMYRHMYSILRIAS
- a CDS encoding class I SAM-dependent methyltransferase, encoding MPLSKRLFAAWYDLLNSGVEGRVVPYRKRTAGYAWGDVLEIGGGTGANLPYYPDDAKLTFLEPDTHMNRRLSGHVRRQSREAAIVQQVGESLPFADASFDSVVTTLVLCMVRDPDAVVREVRRVLRPGGAFFFYEHVVSPRSRGRWWQDRLNPLWKFATTGCNLNRDLTGSIEGAGFSDIEVEAFDLSVRLPVTIPNIVGVARK